One Bacillus sp. 1780r2a1 DNA segment encodes these proteins:
- a CDS encoding DUF4097 domain-containing protein: protein MKRLLFLVLIFIGAAFLLTNPFTTSTWTLGLSKTEAVLTNSIESIKLETANVNTVVEEYNGKEVKADLQGKGKVNVQRNGKTITVTYKNKPFSFFSFGNSSKLTIYIPKEYSNHLELNVGSGDVEFNETSLSLDSFSIKVQSGYTVIQGIDADKLDINVSSGDLIVNKVRTKEGSIDVQSGDLAIKNYEGKLNSHVSSGDASISINRVVDSIKAHVSSGDMTVTLPPKADITLQAKASVGDIHNRFNFKTIKEQEGKIEATNGKGTHRMDVDVSSGDFNLR, encoded by the coding sequence ATGAAAAGATTATTGTTTTTAGTTCTAATATTTATTGGTGCTGCTTTTCTTTTAACTAATCCATTTACCACATCTACATGGACATTGGGATTATCAAAAACCGAAGCAGTTCTAACAAATTCTATTGAAAGTATTAAGCTTGAAACTGCAAATGTGAATACAGTCGTTGAAGAGTACAATGGAAAAGAAGTAAAAGCGGATTTACAAGGCAAGGGAAAAGTAAATGTTCAGCGCAACGGAAAAACAATTACCGTTACGTATAAGAATAAGCCTTTTTCGTTCTTTTCATTTGGAAATAGTAGTAAACTAACAATTTATATTCCAAAAGAATACAGCAATCATTTAGAGTTAAACGTTGGTTCAGGAGATGTAGAATTTAACGAAACCTCTTTATCACTTGATAGTTTTTCGATTAAAGTACAATCTGGCTATACTGTTATTCAAGGAATCGATGCAGATAAATTAGACATCAATGTTTCCTCAGGAGATCTCATAGTCAACAAAGTGCGAACCAAAGAAGGCTCAATTGATGTACAGTCAGGAGATCTTGCGATTAAAAACTACGAAGGAAAATTGAATTCTCACGTATCTTCAGGAGATGCTTCTATTTCTATAAATAGAGTGGTTGACTCGATTAAAGCTCACGTTAGTTCTGGGGATATGACCGTTACGCTGCCACCTAAAGCTGATATTACGCTACAAGCTAAAGCGAGCGTAGGAGATATTCATAACCGGTTTAACTTTAAAACAATCAAAGAACAAGAAGGTAAAATTGAAGCTACAAATGGGAAAGGTACGCATCGAATGGACGTAGATGTCTCAAGCGGAGATTTTAATTTACGATAA
- a CDS encoding LysM peptidoglycan-binding domain-containing protein, whose amino-acid sequence MKKGKLTKWVITSAASLSFFAVQGTAASAASHKVSTGDTLWKLSQQEGVSVDELKQANNRTNDMIYVGEVLTIPEKETVHTVVQGETLFSISQTYNTSVDRLKDLNGLQSDLINVGQQLVVTGERASEAAPAPQPTDVGVAEAEKDLLARLVEAEAKGEPYQGKVAVATVVMNRVSSPEFPNSITEVINQPLANGGYEFSPVGNGTINQPASDESRRAVEEALANPDHQNPALFFYNPQIATNSWLETKQVTAVIGNHVFAK is encoded by the coding sequence ATGAAAAAAGGAAAATTGACAAAGTGGGTCATTACATCAGCTGCATCACTTTCATTTTTTGCAGTACAAGGAACGGCTGCATCAGCAGCATCTCATAAAGTATCGACAGGAGATACGCTGTGGAAGCTTAGTCAACAAGAAGGCGTATCCGTAGATGAACTAAAACAAGCAAATAATCGTACGAACGATATGATTTATGTTGGAGAAGTCCTAACAATTCCAGAAAAAGAGACGGTACATACGGTAGTACAAGGTGAGACATTGTTTAGTATTTCACAGACATATAATACAAGCGTAGATCGTTTGAAAGACTTAAACGGATTACAAAGTGATCTTATTAATGTAGGGCAACAGCTAGTGGTAACAGGAGAAAGAGCTTCTGAAGCAGCACCAGCACCACAGCCTACAGATGTAGGAGTTGCGGAAGCAGAAAAAGATTTATTAGCAAGATTAGTAGAAGCAGAAGCGAAAGGTGAACCGTACCAAGGTAAAGTAGCGGTAGCAACCGTGGTTATGAACCGCGTATCGTCACCAGAATTCCCTAACAGCATTACAGAGGTGATTAATCAGCCTTTAGCTAACGGCGGCTACGAGTTTTCTCCAGTCGGCAATGGAACAATTAATCAGCCTGCTTCTGATGAGTCAAGACGTGCAGTAGAAGAAGCGCTAGCAAATCCAGATCATCAAAACCCTGCGCTGTTTTTCTATAATCCGCAGATTGCAACAAATTCGTGGCTAGAAACAAAGCAGGTAACAGCAGTTATCGGAAATCATGTATTTGCTAAATAA
- a CDS encoding IDEAL domain-containing protein, translating into MEKHLNHIQKQNEEDTMNSLTAEMVLDHALRMFQKQQLQKEIDHALLNRNKQEFLKLSQQLQAYL; encoded by the coding sequence GTGGAAAAACATTTGAATCATATCCAGAAACAAAATGAAGAAGATACAATGAACTCATTAACGGCTGAAATGGTATTAGACCATGCGCTTCGGATGTTTCAAAAACAACAGCTTCAAAAAGAAATTGATCATGCCTTATTAAATCGCAACAAACAGGAATTTCTTAAACTATCGCAACAGCTACAAGCATACCTATAA
- a CDS encoding dicarboxylate/amino acid:cation symporter produces MKINFKNLTVRVIIGIILGIMVGFIFPEFGAQLKVLADIFIKLIKMVIAPIIFLTVVIGIGGMGDLKKVGRIGGKALLYFEIVTTFALAIGIIVVNFVKPGEGFNISGAQGADVSQYTKQAAEAEHGFMDFIMSIIPDSVFGAMANGELLPILFFAVLFGLATAALGDKAAPVITFFERVTDIFFGIVNMIMKISPIAAFGAMAYTIGNFGIGSLVSLGKLMGSVYITMFLFIIFVLGAIAKFYGFSILKFIAFIKEEILLVLGTSSSESALPKMMNRMEQYGCSKSVVGLVIPTGYSFNLDGTSIYLSMAAIFIAQAYGVDLTIWQELTLLGVLMLTSKGAAGVTGSGFITLAATLAAFPMIPVEGLALLIGVDRFMSEARAITNLIGNGVATVVVSKMENEFHPPVPTQSPDSSLPVAK; encoded by the coding sequence ATGAAGATTAATTTTAAAAACCTAACAGTTCGCGTTATTATTGGTATTATCTTAGGAATCATGGTTGGGTTTATTTTCCCAGAATTCGGTGCACAGCTGAAAGTCTTGGCTGACATCTTTATTAAACTGATTAAAATGGTTATCGCACCCATTATTTTTTTAACAGTTGTAATTGGAATTGGCGGTATGGGTGATTTGAAGAAGGTTGGGCGTATTGGAGGTAAAGCACTTCTATATTTTGAAATCGTCACAACTTTTGCTTTAGCCATCGGCATCATCGTTGTTAATTTCGTAAAACCTGGTGAGGGCTTTAACATAAGCGGAGCACAGGGAGCTGATGTCTCACAATATACGAAGCAAGCAGCTGAAGCTGAGCATGGATTTATGGACTTTATAATGAGCATTATTCCAGACAGCGTCTTTGGAGCAATGGCTAACGGAGAACTTCTTCCAATTTTATTCTTTGCCGTATTATTTGGGCTTGCAACAGCAGCTCTCGGTGACAAAGCAGCTCCCGTTATTACGTTCTTTGAACGCGTAACCGATATTTTCTTTGGAATCGTTAATATGATTATGAAGATTTCTCCAATCGCTGCTTTTGGAGCAATGGCTTATACAATTGGTAACTTTGGAATCGGTTCACTCGTTTCACTTGGTAAATTAATGGGCTCTGTTTATATCACGATGTTTTTATTCATCATTTTTGTTTTAGGTGCAATTGCTAAATTTTATGGGTTTAGCATTCTAAAATTCATTGCGTTTATTAAAGAAGAAATTTTACTAGTGCTTGGTACATCATCATCTGAATCAGCTTTACCAAAAATGATGAATCGCATGGAACAATATGGGTGCTCTAAATCTGTTGTAGGCCTTGTTATCCCTACTGGTTATTCATTCAACCTTGATGGAACGTCTATTTACCTATCAATGGCAGCAATTTTTATTGCGCAGGCGTATGGCGTTGACTTAACAATTTGGCAAGAATTAACATTATTAGGTGTGTTAATGTTAACATCAAAAGGTGCCGCTGGCGTAACGGGTTCTGGTTTCATTACCCTAGCAGCAACATTAGCAGCCTTCCCAATGATTCCTGTTGAAGGCCTTGCATTATTAATTGGTGTGGATCGCTTTATGTCTGAAGCTCGTGCTATTACAAATTTAATTGGAAACGGTGTTGCAACCGTTGTTGTTTCAAAAATGGAAAATGAATTTCATCCGCCAGTTCCAACTCAAAGTCCAGATTCTTCACTACCAGTCGCAAAATAA